In Rosa chinensis cultivar Old Blush chromosome 1, RchiOBHm-V2, whole genome shotgun sequence, a genomic segment contains:
- the LOC121050010 gene encoding uncharacterized protein LOC121050010 isoform X2: MQKGSRVRFFWCPITQEVVHFMDPLKRRLITGEWKTIMDNSIKIYNAQKNKKGRKIVTWKNCAGISEQQGDKTCGFWIMHYMKDIVEDKNQEWSAKWDRKGSNMYTQDDIDEIRAEWAQYVAQFQES, encoded by the exons ATGCAAAAGGGAAGTCGGGTCAGATTTTTTTGGTGCCCTATAACTCAGG AAGTTGTGCATTTCATGGATCCATTGAAGAGACGACTCATCACCGGTGAATGGAAAACTATTATGGACAA CTCAATCAAAATATACAATGCGCAAAAAAATAAGAAAGGCAGAAAAATAGTTACATGGAAAAATTGTGCG GGCATTTCGGAGCAGCAAGGTGATAAAACCTGTGGGTTTTGGATTATGCATTACATGAAGGACATAGTGGAGGACAAGAACCAAGAGTGGAGTGCTAAG TGGGACAGAAAAGGAAGCAACATGTACACACAAGATGATATTGATGAAATTCGGGCCGAGTGGGCACAATATGTTGCCCAATTTCAAGAAAGCtag
- the LOC121050010 gene encoding uncharacterized protein LOC121050010 isoform X1 has translation MRLYTFIFNILVKDLNIFGISFCSCLYQKLQKFKMLHMISFIDPAQTGALGCGNPTERARSLSACYAKGKSGQIFLVPYNSGCHWMLTVVKPAEEVVHFMDPLKRRLITGEWKTIMDNSIKIYNAQKNKKGRKIVTWKNCAGISEQQGDKTCGFWIMHYMKDIVEDKNQEWSAKWDRKGSNMYTQDDIDEIRAEWAQYVAQFQES, from the exons ATGAGGTTATATACTTTCATATTCAATATTCTTGTAAAGGATTTGAATATTTTTGGGATATCTTTTTGTAGCTGCCTTTACCAAAAGTTGCAGAAATTTAAGATGCTACACATGATTTCCTTCATAGACCCTGCTCAGACAGGCGCGCTTGGGTGTGGGAATCCAACAGAAAGGGCTCGTTCTCTATCAGCTTGTTATGCAAAAGGGAAGTCGGGTCAGATTTTTTTGGTGCCCTATAACTCAGG TTGTCATTGGATGTTAACGGTTGTGAAGCCCGCTGAAGAAGTTGTGCATTTCATGGATCCATTGAAGAGACGACTCATCACCGGTGAATGGAAAACTATTATGGACAA CTCAATCAAAATATACAATGCGCAAAAAAATAAGAAAGGCAGAAAAATAGTTACATGGAAAAATTGTGCG GGCATTTCGGAGCAGCAAGGTGATAAAACCTGTGGGTTTTGGATTATGCATTACATGAAGGACATAGTGGAGGACAAGAACCAAGAGTGGAGTGCTAAG TGGGACAGAAAAGGAAGCAACATGTACACACAAGATGATATTGATGAAATTCGGGCCGAGTGGGCACAATATGTTGCCCAATTTCAAGAAAGCtag
- the LOC112201787 gene encoding uncharacterized protein LOC112201787, producing MDKSWMHADRRSRKFQLGLAKFLKFASANASNERKIRCPCLKCCNTDGFSIGVIKDHIFWNGIDESYKNWRWHGEPSMSYMNSRMQGESETVDWEPASGVGENDVDIGGSEDEEISEDSNEFLKYVEDGDKPLYPGCTKTTKLNGLIQTFNLKAKHGMTDACYSDMLIMIGGLLPEANEVLASLYEAKKILSQLGMEYEKIHACPNDCILYRQQHVDAIICPTCGVSRWKLGKDKIEKEGIPAKVLWYFPLIPRLKRLYQSANTSKNLTWHDHGRKKDGMMRHQADSPTWDLIDKRWPEFGNEPRNLRLALSSDGFNPHSSLSSRYSCWPVILITYNLPSWLCMKRKYMMLTLLISGPKQPGNDIDVYLQPLIDDLKLLWNGVEGVYDALRGDYFKLKAVLLWTINYFPAYGNLSGSIVKGYNACPICVDQTRPHRLKNGNKMSFMRHRRFLPRHHPYRKQYAAFDNTIEEDLAPEPLTGDEVLARVESLNCEFGKKSRPPHGKTKDGVAARLDMVEMGIRTDLSPKTGAKRDKLPLATWNLLLNEKKIVCSSFFDMTVPVRFSSNVRSLVSIDDLRLVGLKSHDCHTVMQILLPVALRSVLEKPVRYAIIRFCLFFKAICSKVIDVSKLEKMQADLVVTVCLLEKYFPPSFFDIMIYLTVHLVREVELCGPVFFRWMYPFERYMKVFKGWVRCRRHPEGCIAECYIVEEVVEFCAERMLDDATTAGIPESCKSGVRTATTPLSGASMISVYGKELHQAHLCVLQNTEDAMPFFTEHLELLKLLFPKFSKNRKWLKDKQNQTFAEWLKERVSNELMFANNKVSETMRWLAGGPKNGVPTFSGYQVNGVDFNTKERDNVRSVQNSGVFLQADAMQVSSARDKNLRTDDMDFYGVIRQIWELDYYKFRVPIFKCDWVENVRGIKVDELGFTLVNLNRKGHLKDAFVLSTHVKQIFYIQDPLDAQWSVVIRCPDRDYQGAVEDEELEDIEMEQQPFNATMPSIETFDNIVGDEPSSYMRPGDEGIWIEKENGSHG from the exons ATGGATAAGTCGTGGATGCACGCCGATAGAAGATCAAGGAAGTTTCAGCTAGGACTAGCAAAATTTTTAAAGTTTGCCTCAGCGAATGCCAGTAATGAAAGGAAGATACGTTGTCCTTGTTTAAAATGCTGCAACACTGATGGATTTTCCATTGGAGTTATTAAAGACCATATATTCTGGAATGGTATTGATGAGagttataagaattggaggtggcATGGAGAGCCTTCTATGTCTTACATGAATAGTAGAATGCAAGGCGAATCTGAAACTGTAGATTGGGAACCTGCTAGTGGGGTAGGGGAGAATGATGTAGATATAGGAGGAAGTGAGGATGAGGAGATATCTGAAGACTCAAATGAGTTTCTAAAGTATGTGGAGGATGGTGATAAGCCCTTGTACCCTGGTTGTACCAAGACAACCAAGTTGAATGGTTTGATTCAGACATTCAatctgaaagcaaagcatggaaTGACTGATGCTTGCTATTCCGACATGCTAATAATGATTGGGGGTTTGCTTCCTGAAGCGAATGAGGTTCTAGCCTCATTGTATGAGGCAAAAAAAATACTTAGTCAATTAGGGATGGAGTACGAAAAGATCCATGCATGTCCTAATGACTGCATCTTGTATAGACAGCAGCATGTAGATGCTATTATATGCCCCACTTGTGGTGTTTCACGGTGGAAATTGGGCAAGGATAAAATAGAGAAAGAAGGGATTCCTGCCAAGGTATTATGGTACTTTCCATTAATCCCGAGGTTGAAACGATTGTACCAATCAGCAAACACATCTAAGAATCTGACTTGGCACGACCATGGCAGAAAAAAAGATGGGATGATGCGACATCAAGCTGATTCCCCAACCTGGGAtttaattgataaaagatgGCCAGAATTTGGGAATGAGCCTAGGAACCTCAGACTAGCCCTCTCATCTGATGGCTTTAACCCCCATAGTTCGCTAAGTAGCAGGTACTCTTGTTGGCCTGTTATACTTATCACATATAATCTTCCTTCTTGGCTGTGTATGAAGAGGAAGTATATGATGTTGACGTTGTTAATATCTGGACCAAAACAACCTGGTAATGATATTGACGTCTATTTGCAGCCCTTAATAGATGACTTGAAATTGTTGTGGAATGGAGTTGAAGGAGTATATGATGCATTAAGAGGGGACTACTTCAAACTGAAAGCAGTACTCCTCTGGACTATTAACTATTTTCCTGCTTATGGGAACTTGTCAGGTAGCATTGTAAAAGGTTACAATGCTTGTCCAATATGCGTTGATCAGACCCGACCACATAGGTTGAAGAATGGTAACAAAATGTCATTCATGAGGCATCGCCGCTTTCTACCTCGACATCATCCTTATCGAAAACAGTATGCTGCTTTTGACAACACAATAGAAGAGGACCTTGCTCCTGAACCATTAACCGGAGACGAGGTGTTAGCAAGAGTAGAGAGTCTGAATTGTGAATTTGGCAAAAAGTCTCGCCCTCCTCATG GTAAAACAAAGGATGGGGTTGCTGCTCGTTTAGACATGGTTGAAATGGGCATTAGGACTGATTTGAGCCCTAAAACTGGTGCCAAAAGGGACAAGTTACCTTTGGCTACTTGGAACTTGCTgctaaatgaaaagaaaattgttTGCAGCTCTTTTTTCGATATGACGGTGCCTGTCCGGTTTTCATCAAATGTTAGAAGTCTTGTCTCTATAGATGATTTAAGACTTGTTGGTCTTAAATCGCATGATTGTCACACCGTCATGCAAATTCTTCTCCCTGTTGCTTTACGCTCTGTTCTAGAGAAGCCGGTTAGGTATGCAATAATTCGTTTCTGCCTATTCTTCAAGGCTATATGTTCTAAAGTGATCGATGTTTCGAAGCTAGAAAAAATGCAAGCTGACCTGGTTGTTACAGTTTGCTTGCTTGAGAAGTACTTCCCACCTTCTTTTTTCGACATCATGATTTATTTAACTGTCCATCTTGTGAGAGAAGTTGAGCTGTGTGGTCCAGTATTTTTTCGATGGATGTACCCCTTCGAGAGATACATGAAAGTGTTTAAAGGATGGGTGAGATGTCGCAGGCATCCTGAGGGGTGCATAGCAGAGTGTTACATTGTCGAAGAAGTTGTTGAGTTTTGTGCTGAACGTATGCTTGATGATGCTACTACTGCTGGAATTCCAGAAAGTTGCAAATCAGGAGTCCGTACTGCAACAACACCATTATCAGGCGCTAGCATGATATCTGTTTATGGAAAGGAGCTGCATCAAGCACATCTTTGTGTCTTACAAAATACGGAGGATGCGATGCCCTTTTTCAC TGAACACTTGGAGTTATTGAAGTTGCTATTTCCTAAGTTCTCGAAAAACCGAAAGTGGCTGAAGGATAAACAGAACCAAACATTTGCTGAGTGGTTAAAGGAGAGG GTATCAAATGAACTCATGTTCGCCAACAATAAGGTTTCAGAAACAATGAGGTGGCTGGCAGGTGGACCAAAGAATGGAGTGCCGACATTTAGTGGATACCAGGTTAATGGAGTTGATTTCAACACCAAGGAGCGGGATAATGTTCGTTCAGTTCAAAACAGTGGAGTGTTTTTGCAAGCTGATGCAATGCAAGTTTCTAGTGCAAGGGATAAAAACCTCAGAACTGATGATATGGACTTCTACGGTGTGATTAGACAAATCTGGGAGTTGGACTACTATAAGTTTAGGGTTCCGATATTCAAATGTGATTGGGTTGAGAATGTTAGGGGCATCAAAGTAGACGAACTTGGGTTTACTTTGGTAAATCTAAATAGAAAAGGGCACTTGAAGGATGCTTTTGTCTTGAGTACACATGTAAAGCAAATTTTTTACATACAAGACCCTCTTGATGCTCAATGGTCAGTAGTCATACGGTGCCCAGATAGAGACTACCAAGGGGCTGTTGAAGATGAGGAGCTAGAGGATATTGAAATGGAGCAGCAGCCATTTAATGCCACAATGCCATCCATTGAGACTTTTGATAACATTGTTGGTGATGAACCTAGCAGTTATATGCGACCTGGAGATGAAGGAATATGGATTGAGAAGGAAAACGGTTCACATGGCTGA
- the LOC112201794 gene encoding probable LRR receptor-like serine/threonine-protein kinase At3g47570 → MKALGLSDNMFTGNIPIDIGKLSGLGILGFQINRLSGSLPSSLGNLTSLSYLELQGNTFNGTIPISLGECHSLLLLDLSRNNLSGDIPPQVIGLPSLSIYLDLSENRLSGSLPLEVGKLKNLGALNVSNNMLSGKLPSSLGSCVSLEFLVLQGNFFDGPIPSAMASLRGIQELDLSRNNLSGEIPEFLAGFGLLKQINLSFNDFWGAVPIKGVFNSASATSIVGNTRLCGGISDLQLPKCKSKESSSRCMKLIISLVCTFVVLGIAMLLTFLFLCSLKKKSKASPSSTMAVSILQVSYSTLLKATDGFSATNLIGAGSFGSVYKGVLGNDGAQLVAVKVFNMLRQGASKSFLAECEALKNIRHRNLVPIITACSSVDFRGNDFKALVYEFMENGSLEEWLHPITGIEDAPMTLSLIQRLDIAIDVACALDYLHNHCETPIVHCDLKPSNVLLDNDLIGHVADFGLARVLSRLPNNISANQSSSIGIRGTVGYAAPEYGMGSEVSTYGDVYGFGILLLEMFTGKRPTDHMFVDGLNLHKFVKMAFWERVSEIVDSSLAQVGNPSQSTNDALKECLSSVLGIGVACSVESPIDRKSIGDAISELKTIRATLVG, encoded by the exons ATGAAAGCATTGGGTTTGTCTGATAACATGTTCACAGGTAACATTCCCATTGACATCGGGAAGCTTTCAGGTCTTGGGATATTAGGTTTTCAAATAAACAGATTATCAGGGAGCCTCCCATCCTCTCTAGGAAATTTGACATCATTATCTTATCTTGAATTGCAAGGAAATACTTTTAATGGCACCATCCCTATAAGCCTTGGGGAATGCCATTCATTGCTGTTGTTGGATCTTTCTCGCAATAACCTTAGTGGCGACATCCCTCCACAAGTTATTGGCCTTCCTTCCTTATCAATATATTTGGACTTGTCCGAAAATCGTCTCAGTGGTTCCCTTCCCTTGGAGGTAGGAAAGTTAAAAAATCTAGGTGCGTTGAATGTTTCAAATAATATGTTATCAGGAAAACTTCCTAGTAGTCTTGGTAGCTGTGTGAGTTTAGAATTTCTGGTCTTGCAAGGAAACTTCTTCGACGGCCCCATTCCTTCGGCTATGGCCTCCTTGAGAGGGATTCAGGAGTTAGACCTTTCACGCAACAATCTCTCCGGTGAAATTCCTGAATTTTTGGCGGGGTTTGGACTCTTGAAGCAAATTAACCTGTCTTTCAATGACTTTTGGGGTGCAGTGCCAATTAAAGGTGTCTTTAACAGTGCAAGTGCCACTTCAATTGTTGGAAACACAAGGCTCTGCGGAGGTATTTCTGATCTTCAGCTTCCAAAGTGCAAGTCTAAAGAATCAAGTTCTCGTTGTATGAAACTAATAATCTCATTAGTATGCACATTCGTTGTTCTTGGAATAGCTATGCTGTTGACATTTCTATTTCTTTGttccttgaaaaagaaaagcaaagcaaGTCCATCAAGCACAATGGCAGTCTCTATTTTGCAAGTGTCATACAGTACTCTCTTGAAAGCTACTGATGGTTTCTCTGCAACAAATTTGATTGGTGCGGGTAGTTTTGGTTCTGTATACAAAGGAGTTCTAGGCAATGATGGAGCTCAGCTTGTTGCTGTGAAGGTGTTTAATATGTTACGCCAGGGTGCTTCCAAGAGTTTCCTAGCTGAATGCGAGGCACTCAAAAATATCAGACATCGAAATCTAGTCCCAATTATAACTGCATGTTCGAGTGTTGACTTTCGTGGTAATGATTTCAAGGCTTTGGTTTACGAGTTCATGGAGAATGGAAGCTTAGAGGAGTGGCTGCATCCAATTACTGGGATAGAAGACGCACCAATGACTTTAAGTCTCATTCAGAGGCTAGACATTGCCATTGATGTTGCTTGTGCACTGGATTATCTTCATAATCATTGCGAAACACCAATAGTTCACTGTGATCTCAAGCCAAGCAATGTTCTTTTGGACAATGACTTGATTGGACATGTTGCTGACTTTGGATTAGCTAGAGTCCTCTCAAGACTACCCAATAACATTTCAGCAAATCAATCAAGTTCCATTGGAATAAGAGGGACTGTTGGTTATGCTGCTCCAG AGTATGGAATGGGTAGTGAGGTGTCAACATATGGAGATGTCTACGGCTTCGGCATTCTCTTGTTAGAGATGTTTACAGGGAAGAGACCCACTGACCACATGTTTGTGGATGGTTTGAACCTTCACAAGTTTGTGAAGATGGCCTTCTGGGAGCGAGTTTCTGAGATTGTAGATTCATCACTTGCTCAAGTAGGCAATCCCAGCCAGAGCACCAATGATGCTCTCAAGGAATGCTTGAGTTCAGTACTAGGAATTGGAGTTGCATGCTCTGTGGAATCCCCAATAGACCGAAAGAGTATTGGTGATGCTATATCTGAACTGAAAACCATTCGAGCCACTCTTGTTGGATAG